A window from Rhinolophus sinicus isolate RSC01 linkage group LG01, ASM3656204v1, whole genome shotgun sequence encodes these proteins:
- the ESPNL gene encoding espin-like protein isoform X2, translating into MTPPPPPFPPPPLSAARCTLEDGRGGSGLGSPTSASRSSTWPGRPDQPLPREQKTHTAPPRVATSATAGETAAGDAQEGLAVMRLDGLPSGDLDGLVPTRDERGRPIPEWKRQVMVRKLQARLGADPAPEAQDDSGSAGPTEQAAWRYSQTHQAILGPFGELLTEDDLVYLEKQIADLQLRRRCQEYESQLGQLAAELQALLPAPLVSITVNSHFLPRAPGLEGEEAPSPEPQPEGSEGAVVPVPGGQPLPFWCSHVARLVRSMSLLLKGVNGLVQAEEGPAPGPLQEAAAEAPASPLQSEAQREIQECGVSVRTLRGNFESAPGLPCAPNAGPCEVGAQPGQCPRGCWLASPQPRGDRMGGEPGPGDTEEASDSGISCEEVPSEMGAGHGPDLANLRKERIVMLFLSHWKKSAYTPALKTAACRTLEARRAGPRGQEASRGLRPPSPPPCEGPRLGHLWQQRNIITHLLGHWKAIMAHVPARQLRRLSRRPRGLLSPEQFLPHVDGAPVPYGSLTLDLFMLGYFQLLECELPAEERKVRHLLCFEVFEHLGTHGWEAARAFHKAVTDEVAAGRRAWTDGFEDIKARFFSSGRGPAWDTEPGRKSGLTPLGPLPHATAPSGGPEPAAQPQQLGPGSQWGSFNGEDICGYIDRSFAFWKEKEAEMFSFGD; encoded by the exons GCGGGGGAGACAGCAGCAGGGGACGCCCAGGAGGGCCTGGCTGTGATGCGGTTGGATGGGTTGCCCTCGGGTGACCTCGATGGGCTGGTGCCCACGCGGGACGAGCGCGGCCGGCCCATCCCCGAGTGGAAGCGGCAGGTGATGGTACGGAAGCTGCAGGCTCGCCTGGGAGCAGACCCTGCGCCAGAGGCTCAG GACGACAGCGGGAGCGCGGGCCCCACAGAGCAAGCGGCCTGGCGGTACTCGCAGACCCACCAGGCCATCCTGGGCCCCTTCGGAGAGCTGCTGACGGAGGATGACCTGGTGTACCTGGAGAAGCAGATCGCTGACCTCCAGCTGAGGCGCCGCTGCCAGGAGTACGAGAGCCAGCTGGGCCAGCTGGCAGCCGAGCTGCAGGCCCTGCTGCCCGCACCCCTCGTCAGCATCACTGTCAACAGCCACTTCCTGCCCCGGGCGCCTGGCCTGGAGGGCGAGGAGGCCCCCAGCCCGGAGCCCCAGCCCGAGGGCTCCGAGGGCGCCGTGGTGCCCGTGCCCGGCGGGCAGCCCCTGCCCTTCTGGTGCAGCCACGTGGCTCGGCTGGTGCGCAGTATGTCCCTGCTGCTGAAGGGCGTAAACGGGCTGGTGCAGGCTGAGGAGGGGCCGGCACCCGGGCCCCTGCAGGAGGCCGCTGCTGAGGCCCCGGCCAGCCCCCTGCAGAGCGAGGCGCAGCGCGAGATCCAGGAGTGTGGGGTGTCCGTGCGGACGCTACGTGGCAACTTCGAGTCGGCCCCTGGCCTGCCCTGCGCCCCAAACGCGGGGCCCTGTGAGGTGGGGGCCCAGCCCGGGCAGTGCCCGAGAGGCTGCTGGCTAGCCTCCCCACAGCCCCGTGGTGACCGGATGGGCGGGGAGCCTGGGCCGGGCGACACAGAGGAGGCCAGTGACTCGGGCATCAGCTGCGAGGAGGTGCCATCGGAGATGGGTGCCGGGCATGGTCCCGACCTGGCCAACCTGCGCAAGGAGCGTATCGTCATGCTGTTTCTCAGCCACTGGAAGAAGTCGGCCTACACGCCTGCCCTCAAGACAGCTGCCTGCAGGACCTTGGAGGCCCGGCGTGCTGGGCCCAGGGGGCAGGAGGCATCCAGGGGCCTGAGGCCACCCTCCCCACCGCCCTGCGAGGGCCCCCGGCTTGGCCACCTGTGGCAACAGAGGAACATCATCACCCACCTGCTGGGTCACTGGAAGGCCATCATGGCCCATGTGCCCGCCCGGCAGCTGCGGCGACTGAGCCGGCGTCCCCGCGGCCTCCTGTCCCCCGAGCAGTTCCTGCCCCATGTGGATGGGGCGCCCGTGCCCTACGGCAGCCTTACGCTGGACCTCTTCATGCTGGGCTACTTCCAGCTCCTGGAGTGCGAGCTGCCCGCTGAGGAGCGCAAGGTACGCCACCTGCTGTGCTTCGAGGTCTTCGAGCACCTGGGCACCCACGGCTGGGAGGCTGCACGGGCTTTCCACAAGGCCGTGACCGATGAGGTGGCCGCTGGCCGCCGCGCCTGGACCGACGGCTTCGAGGACATCAAAGCCCGCTTCTTCAGCTCCGGCCGCGGTCCCGCCTGGGACACGGAGCCGGGCCGCAAGTCAGGCCTGACCCCGCTTGGGCCCCTGCCCCACGCCACTGCCCCCAGCGGTGGCCCCGAGCCCGCAGCACAGCCGCAGCAGCTCGGGCCCGGCTCCCAGTGGGGCAGCTTCAACGGCGAGGACATCTGTGGCTACATAGACCGGAGCTTCGCCttctggaaggagaaagaagctgAGATGTTCAGCTTTGGAGACTGA